The nucleotide sequence AACATCCACACCCACCGCCATCATGTATGGAATGCTGTACGAGAGCGTACAGCACTACATCCAGCAGGAGTACGGGATGGAGACCTGGAGGAAGGTCTGCCAGATAGTAGACTGCAAGCACCAGAGCTTCAAGACGCACCAGATCTATCCGGACAAACTGATGCCGGACTTCGCAGCAGCCCTATCGGCGAGTACTGGAGAATCCTTCGACTTCTGCATGAACTTCTTTGGACGATGTTTCGTCCGCTTCTTTAGTAACTTCGGCTACGACAAGATGATCCGCTCTACGGGACGCTATTTCTGTGACTTCCTTCAGTCCATCGATAATATCCACGTGCAGATGCGTTTCACATATCCCAAGatgaagtcgcccagcatgCAGTTGACTGCCATGGATGATGATGGTGCCGTGATTCTGTATCGCAGCGGGAGAACTGGTATGTCCAAGTATCTTATTGGCCAAATGACGGAGGTGGCCAAGGAATTTTACGGGCTGGACATGACCGCCTATGTTCTGGAGAGCCAGAATGACATCTGTGGGGGTACAGCGGGTCCCATTAAACTTACGGAGGGTCCCTTAACTGTGATTGTAAAGTATCGTCTAGACTTTGACAATCGCGATTATATGGCCAAGCGGGTGAATGTCATCGCTCATCCTTCTCAGCTCAAGATGCCCTCAGTTGACCTAAACGTCTTTCTAGAGCTGTTTCCCTTCACCATAGTGCTGGATCATGATATGAAAATCACACTCGCGGGCGAGAAGATTGTGGAAACGTGGATCCTGCATAATCCTGGTGTGAACCCAAAGAGCTTCATTGGTAGCCACATCATGGAGCGTTTCAAGTGTCGGCGGCCCAAGGACACCCAAATCGAATGGGAAACTATACTGCAGATGCGGACAGTGCTCTTCGAGTTCGAACTCATCCGCACGGGTCACAACCGCGCCGCCTACGAAGCGGCCTTGAACTTTGACTTCGACACCTTCGATGAAGCCAGCAGTCTGAACGAGGCTCAGGCCATGGCTTTGGCCAGTGCCAAGGAGTTCAGCGAGGAGAACGCCAAGGAAGAGGAAGCAGCCGCCGCCACATCCAAGGACGAAATCGATCCGGCCACGGGACAGAGAAGACACTCCGTGGGCCTCCGATCTATACTACTGAAGGGTCAGATGTTCTACATCAAGGACGTGGACTCGCTGATCTTCCTCTGCAGCCCTCTTATCGAAAATTTGGATGAACTGCACGGAATTGGTCTGTACCTGAACGATCTGAATCCC is from Drosophila suzukii chromosome 3, CBGP_Dsuzu_IsoJpt1.0, whole genome shotgun sequence and encodes:
- the Gyc89Db gene encoding soluble guanylate cyclase 89Db — protein: MYGMLYESVQHYIQQEYGMETWRKVCQIVDCKHQSFKTHQIYPDKLMPDFAAALSASTGESFDFCMNFFGRCFVRFFSNFGYDKMIRSTGRYFCDFLQSIDNIHVQMRFTYPKMKSPSMQLTAMDDDGAVILYRSGRTGMSKYLIGQMTEVAKEFYGLDMTAYVLESQNDICGGTAGPIKLTEGPLTVIVKYRLDFDNRDYMAKRVNVIAHPSQLKMPSVDLNVFLELFPFTIVLDHDMKITLAGEKIVETWILHNPGVNPKSFIGSHIMERFKCRRPKDTQIEWETILQMRTVLFEFELIRTGHNRAAYEAALNFDFDTFDEASSLNEAQAMALASAKEFSEENAKEEEAAAATSKDEIDPATGQRRHSVGLRSILLKGQMFYIKDVDSLIFLCSPLIENLDELHGIGLYLNDLNPHGLSRELVMAGWQHCSKLEIMFEKEEQRSDELEKSLELADSWKRQGDELLYSMIPRPIAERMRKSEEHVCQSFEEVSVIFIEVLNVYDSGSNNIQDAMQAVTTLNKVFSALDEEIISPFVYKVETVGMVYMAVSGAPDVNPLHAEHACDLALRVMKKVKAHALPGVAIRVGINSGPVVAGVVGLKVPRYCLFGDTVNTASRMESSSDPWMIQLSNYTALKVRKVGYKVEARGFVKVKGKGEMETYWLLEGPE